GATATTGCCGAAATTATTGGGTCCGGTATTGCTTTACGCTTGTTATTTAATATCCCGATCATCATCGGAATTCTGATTACCGCTGCTGATGTTTTGCTGCTGCTGGTTCTGACTAAATTAGGTTTTCGAAAAATTGAAGCCATTATTGTCACGCTGATCACCGTGGTGCTGCTGGTCTTTGCTTATGAGGTTTTCTTATCCCAGCCGAATATCGCCAAAGTAATTCAAGGTTATTTACCAACAGAACAGATCGTGACAAACACGCCCATGCTTTATTTGGCATTAGGTATTGTCGGTGCGACGATTATGCCGCATGATTTGTATCTTGGTTCTTCTATTTCTCAGACGCGTGCCATTGACCGCGAAGACAAAAAATCTGTCGCTAAAGCCATTCGTTTTACAACCATCGATTCCAATCTGCAGCTGACAATTGCTTTTATTGTGAACAGTTTGCTGTTAGTCTTGGGTGCGGCACTTTTTTACGGTACCAATAGTGATGTCGGCCGCTTTGTCGATTTGTTTAATGCCTTGAATAATAGTCAGATTGTTGGTGCGATTGCCAGCCCGGTATTGAGCATGCTTTTTGCGATTGCCTTATTGGCTTCCGGACAAAGTTCGACAATAACAGGTACCTTGGCCGGACAGATCATTATGGAAGGTTTTATCCATTTACGGATGCCATTGTGGGCTCAACGCTTGCTGACACGTTTATTCTCGGTAACACCGGTCTTGATTTTTGCGATTATTTATCGCGGCAGCGAAGCACGTTTAGAAGAACTGCTGACCTTTTCACAAGTTTTTTTGAGCATCGCCCTGCCTTTTGCGGTCGTCCCATTAGTTATCTACACGAACGATGAAAAATTGATGGGTTCTTTCAAAAATAGCGCTTGGGTCAAATGGGCAGCCACGATTGCGACGATCGTTCTGATTATATTGAATGTTTACTTGGTATTTCAGATTTTTTAATCGGAAACAAATTTCCGAAGGTGACTTTACTGTTTTTCATTAAAAAATGTGTGAAACTAATTCTATGAAGATTATTAATCCTAAATTAATCATTTCGGCCGTTGCCCCAAAACAATACCCAGACGGTCAGTTACCAGAGGTCGCTTTTGTCGGCCGGTCCAATGTCGGCAAATCGACTTTAATCAACACTTTGCTGCAGCGTAATGGTTTAGCGCGTACCAGCAGCCAGCCCGGAAAGACGCAGACTTTGAATTTTTATAACTTGGACGAAAAACTGTATTTTGTCGATGTTCCTGGCTATGGTTATGCCAAAGTCAGTAAGGCGCAGCGCGAACAATTCGGCCAGATGGTCGAGGCTTATCTCAGCAGCCGTAAACAATTGCGTGGGGTTGTCAGCTTGATGGATGCTCGGATGGAACCAACCGAAGACGATAAACTCATGTACAATTGGCTGGCCTATTATCAAGTGCCGATTTTAGTGGTTGCGACAAAAGCCGATAAAGTGGCTCGCGGCAAACACAAC
The Oenococcus kitaharae DSM 17330 DNA segment above includes these coding regions:
- a CDS encoding Nramp family divalent metal transporter, with product MKNANKNTSGQKSLDEINGSIKVPQNASFFRTLLAYTGPGALIAVGYMDPGNWITSIAGGAQFEYVLLSVILLSSLIAMLLQSMAAKLGIVTGKDLAQLTRDRTSKKVGFILWVITELAIMATDIAEIIGSGIALRLLFNIPIIIGILITAADVLLLLVLTKLGFRKIEAIIVTLITVVLLVFAYEVFLSQPNIAKVIQGYLPTEQIVTNTPMLYLALGIVGATIMPHDLYLGSSISQTRAIDREDKKSVAKAIRFTTIDSNLQLTIAFIVNSLLLVLGAALFYGTNSDVGRFVDLFNALNNSQIVGAIASPVLSMLFAIALLASGQSSTITGTLAGQIIMEGFIHLRMPLWAQRLLTRLFSVTPVLIFAIIYRGSEARLEELLTFSQVFLSIALPFAVVPLVIYTNDEKLMGSFKNSAWVKWAATIATIVLIILNVYLVFQIF
- the yihA gene encoding ribosome biogenesis GTP-binding protein YihA/YsxC, with translation MKIINPKLIISAVAPKQYPDGQLPEVAFVGRSNVGKSTLINTLLQRNGLARTSSQPGKTQTLNFYNLDEKLYFVDVPGYGYAKVSKAQREQFGQMVEAYLSSRKQLRGVVSLMDARMEPTEDDKLMYNWLAYYQVPILVVATKADKVARGKHNAVESRIKKSLNFQPQFSSLALFSAVEKFGSQEIWDWIQKQSGVV